GCCCACCTCGAAGAAACCCGCTGCCCGCGCGGGGAAGAAGGCCGCCGGCGACCACGGGAAAGCGCCGGCGGCGGCCAGGAAACCCGCCGCGAAACCAGCCGCCCCCCGAAGCAGCAAGGGCGCTGCCTCTGGCCGCGCGGCGCGCCCCCGGAAAGGCCGCGCGGGCCGTGGGCCCAGCCCCTCGGACCTGCTGGGCGTGCTGGTCCTGCTGAGCACCGTGGGGCTGGCGGCCTGCGGCTGGATGCGCCAGCAGGGCGGCCCTGAGGGGGGCGGCCAGCCGGCCCCGGCGCAGCCCAGTGGCGAGGTGGTGATCCGCTTTCTGGACGTGGGCCAGGGCGACGCCATTCTGATCCAGAGCCCCGAAGGCAAGACCCTGCTCATTGACGGTGGCCGCAGCAGTGAGCGGATGCGCGAGCATTTGCAAGCCCTGGACGTGAAGGGCCTGGACCTGATGGTGGCCTCGCACGCCGACGCCGACCACATTGCCGGGCTGGTGCCTGCGGCTGGCCTGAAGCCGCGCGTGTTTATCAACAATGGCCTGGGCGGCACCACCCAGACCTGGGAGCGGCTGGTCGCGGCCCTGCAGGACGCCGGCACCACCTTTACCAAGGCCAGCAACCAGACAGTCAACCTGGGCAGCGTGAAGCTGCGCGTGGTTGCCCCGCCCCCCGGCATGGGCGACGACCAGAACGAGAACAGCGTGGGCATCGCCCTGCAGTTCGGCGCTTTCCGCGCCCTGATGACCGGCGACAGCGAAACCCCCGAAACCGAAGGCTGGCTGGCCCAGGAACGCGACGATCTGAAGGGCCCTTTTCAGGTGTATAAGAGCATCCACCACGGCGCGGCCAATGGCGACAGCGCCGCGTGGCTGGCGAACGTGCGTCCCGAAAATGTGGTGATCAGCGTGGGGGCGGGCAACACCTACGGGCACCCCACCCAGAAGGCGCTGGGCCTGTACAAGCAGGCGGGCGCGCGGGTGTACCGCACCGACCGCCAGGGCACCGTGACCTTCCGGGGCCGTGCCGACGGCACCTACACCGCCGAAACAGCGCGCTAAGGACATCGCCCCTCATGTGGCGCCTGTTCAGGAGAGCGCCGAAAAGGCTCCACGCCCGGTGCAACGTCCTGTTGTCGAGACGCGCCTCGCTGGGTTGATCTAGGGATCAACTTCGAGGGCATCAACGCAGCTCAGGGGGCGGCGGGGCTTCCAGGGTCAGGGGCTGGCCGGTCAGCGGGTGGGTCAGGCTCAGGGTCCAGGCGTGCAGCGCGTAGCCCAGGTCGCCGGGCAGGCCCGGCAGGTCTGGCAGCGGCGTGCCGCCGGGGCCATACAGGGGGTCGCCCACCAGCGGGTGCCCAATGCTGGCGAGGTGAATACGGATCTGGTGGGGCCGTCCGGTGTGGATCTGCACGTCAAACAGCGTCTGGCCGGCGCGGCGCTGCCGGACCTGGGCATGGCTGAGCGAGGCTTTGCCGCCCGCCGAGGCGGCGTGCACCGTGCCCAGGCGGGGGTGGGGCACCGGGCCGATGGGCGTGGTGATCGTAAAGGCGTCCTGCGCGGCCTCACCCTGCGCCAGCGCGCGGTAGACCTTGCGCACCTCGTGCTCGCGCCACGCCCGGGCCAGGGCCGAACCCGCCGCTCCCGTGCGGGCAAACAGCACCAGCCCCGAGGTGCCGCGCCCCAGGCGGTGCAGCGGGTGGGCGCCGGGGAAGTCCTGCTGCACCAGCGTCAGGAGGGTGTGGGCCAGAAAGCCGCCGCCGGGCAGGGTGGGTAGGCCGGCCGGCTTGTGGACCGCCAGCAGGGCCTCGTCCTCGTGGAGCACGGCGTAGTGCAGGGGCGCGGCCTCTTCCTGCCAGGGGGGGCGGTGCCAGGTCACCGTCTGGCCGGGGCGCAGGGGCTGGTCGTGGGTGAGGCGCACGCCGTCGACTTCCAGTTCGCCCTGCTGCAGGCGCGCGGCCCAGGTGGCGCGGGTGGAGTGGCGGTATTCGTGGCTGAGAAAGGCCAGCACGCCGGGCCAGGGGCGGTGGACCTGGGTTCGGTAGGCGTAGCCGGGGTTGGGGGGCATGGGGGTAGGGTAGAGGGGCGGGGGGTTTGTTGGATGACGGTTTCTGGTGGGTTTGCCCCACCCCCCCAGCCCCCCTACCCCGGAGGGGCAGGGGGGAGTTTTCCGCTGCGCTCGGCAAACGTTGACTGACGGTGCGGGGCGGCCAGGCTTCGCCCCACGCTGTACGCCGTGGCCTTCCTTCGCCCATCGCCGGACGCCCGCGCCCTTCGGGCACGACGGCTTCGTCTGGACCTGGGCGGTACGGGGCAAGCCGTCTTGGTGCAGCCCAGAAGGTTCTACTTTTCAAAAGATGAAGGGGTTGCTCCCCTCTCCCCCCGTGGGACTCGCAGAGCTGCGCCGCAGAGAGGGGCTGGGGGTGAGGGGGCGTCCAGACCACCTAAGCCGCCCACCACCCACCCCCATCTGTTCCCACTTCCTACAACCCACTCCCCACACCCCATTCCCCTACACTGGCCCCCATGTTTGGTCCCGCCTCTCCCCGAAGCCGCCCGCAACCCGGGCACCTGTACGACGTGGCCGTGGTGGGTGCCGGGCTGGCGGGCACGGAACTCGCGTGGCGGCTGGCGCACGCTGGGCAGGATGTGCTGCTGGTCTCGCAGGCCCTGGACCACCTAGGCAACCTGTACCAGCCCACCACGCAGGGCGTCACCTTTCCGGCCGGCAGTCTGTTTGAAGAGGTCCGCGCGGGCATGGCGCCCGACACCGACGGCTGGACCTTTCACCGCCTGCTTAAGGCGCGCATTGAGGGAACCGCCGGCATTCACCTGCTGCAAAGCACCGTGACCGCGCTGGATGAGGAAGACGGCGAGGTGGTGCTCTCCACCTGGGAGGGGCCAAAGCTGCGCGCCCGGCAGGCGGTGCTGGCGGTGGGGGCCTTCCTGAAGGGGCGGCTGCTGGTGGGCGACACGATGGAAGAAGCCGGGCGTCTCTCTGAAGTGGCCTACGACTTCCTGGCCGACGACTTGGCGCGCAGTGGTGTATGGCTGGTCGGCCAGGAGCGCCGCGCCGAGGGCGAGGGCGTGGAGCCCCCCTACGACGTGCGCTTTCTGGTGCCGGCCCCGGGCGAACTGGACGGCTTCCGGGTGGGCCGCCTGGAACGGGTGCGGATGCTGGGCCAGTGCACCCCTGGCGAGCACACGTACGCCAGCGTGTTGCAGGACGCCGCGCGGCTGGCCGCCGAACTGCTGGAGGCGCGCGCATGATCTTTCGCCTCGCGGATTTTCAGTTTCCAGACGCCGCCGCGCGCCTGTACCCCGACACGCCAGAGCGCCCCTGGGTGCTGGAGGTGGGCTTTGGGGACGGCCGCTTCTGGCCGCACTTTGCCGGGACGTTCCCGGAAGCGCCCAATTACCTGGGGGTGGAACTCTCGGGGGTGTCCCTGCTCAAGGCGCACCGCCGCCTGAAGGCCGCCGGGCTGACAAACGCCATCCTCACCAAGATGCCCGCCGACGTGCTGGTGCGCGAGGTGGTGCCGCACGCCGGGCTGGACCTGATCGTGGTCAATTTCCCCGATCCCTGGCCCAAAGCCGGGCACACCGACCACCGCCTGCTGCGCGCGCCCTTTTTCCGGCTGGCCGCCAGTCGCCTGAAGCCGGGCGGCGCCCTGCTGCTCACCACCGACCACGACGAGTATTTTGCCTTTGCCTGCGCCGAGGCCGAAGCGAGCGGTGTGATGCGCGTGGACCTGGGCCCGCCGCCCCCGGCTGCCCTGGAAACCAAGTACGCCCTCAAGTGGCGCGATCTGGGCCTGGGCGTGAACCACGCCCGCTTCGTGCCGGTGGCCCACGCGCCGGTGCCCCACGGCGAGACCGCTGCCTACCCCGATTCCCCCACCCCGGAGACCCCCGTGCCCCACGCCGTGCTGACCCTGCCCGCCACCTTCGAGCCCCAGACCTTCGAGAAAGTCACCCAGCGCAGCCCCCAGGGGCGCGGCCCCGAGTGGACCGTCGTGCTGCTGGAGCTGTATCAGGGTCTGCGGCGGGATGGCTGGGTGGCCCTGGCGCATGTGGTAGAAGGCGAACTGACCCAGGAGGTCCTGGTGGGCATCACCGCGCGAGAGGACGGCACCCATCTGGTGCGGCTGGCGAAGTTCGGCGGTCCCATTATCACCCCAGGCGTGAAGGCCGCTGTGGGCACCGTGACCGGATGGCTGGAAAGCCAGGGCGCCGTGGTCAAGCACCGGGGGTATTAGGCGATTGGCCCTGGCCTGGGGTCATCTCTTGACTGTCCCACTGTGACTGAACCTGCCCGAGAGAGGAGGCAAGGCAGATTTTGACGACGGCCGGGCTAGAGGCCCGATGTTGCCTCCCGGTACGCCGCCTGCACCCGTTTCAGCCCGGGGGCCAGGGCCAGCGCCCGCAGCAGCGGCCCCTCAATCCGGAGCACCCCGCCCGTCATGGCGGCCACCGGGTTCAGGTCGCCGCGCCAGAAGGCGTGGGCGGCCTCGCCGCTCAGCACGAACGTGAGGTCGGCGGGGCCCTGCCGGGCGGCGTCGCCGCTGTGTATCCGACTCTGCCCGCTGCGGCCGTCCACCAGCACACAGGCATGCGGCTCTGTATGTACAAAGCGCAGGGCCAGCCGCGCCTGGGCAGGGCCGGGGTCGGCGGCGCGCAGAAACACGGCGGTCAGCCGCGCTTCAAGCTCGGCGCCTGTGTGGGGCCAGGAAGGAGACATAAGGTCAGGTCAGCGTGATCGCCTGCCCATGACCGTCAGAAGT
This is a stretch of genomic DNA from Deinococcus aquaedulcis. It encodes these proteins:
- a CDS encoding ComEC/Rec2 family competence protein, which translates into the protein MSGGDKPTSKKPAARAGKKAAGDHGKAPAAARKPAAKPAAPRSSKGAASGRAARPRKGRAGRGPSPSDLLGVLVLLSTVGLAACGWMRQQGGPEGGGQPAPAQPSGEVVIRFLDVGQGDAILIQSPEGKTLLIDGGRSSERMREHLQALDVKGLDLMVASHADADHIAGLVPAAGLKPRVFINNGLGGTTQTWERLVAALQDAGTTFTKASNQTVNLGSVKLRVVAPPPGMGDDQNENSVGIALQFGAFRALMTGDSETPETEGWLAQERDDLKGPFQVYKSIHHGAANGDSAAWLANVRPENVVISVGAGNTYGHPTQKALGLYKQAGARVYRTDRQGTVTFRGRADGTYTAETAR
- a CDS encoding RluA family pseudouridine synthase: MPPNPGYAYRTQVHRPWPGVLAFLSHEYRHSTRATWAARLQQGELEVDGVRLTHDQPLRPGQTVTWHRPPWQEEAAPLHYAVLHEDEALLAVHKPAGLPTLPGGGFLAHTLLTLVQQDFPGAHPLHRLGRGTSGLVLFARTGAAGSALARAWREHEVRKVYRALAQGEAAQDAFTITTPIGPVPHPRLGTVHAASAGGKASLSHAQVRQRRAGQTLFDVQIHTGRPHQIRIHLASIGHPLVGDPLYGPGGTPLPDLPGLPGDLGYALHAWTLSLTHPLTGQPLTLEAPPPPELR
- a CDS encoding FAD-dependent oxidoreductase, giving the protein MFGPASPRSRPQPGHLYDVAVVGAGLAGTELAWRLAHAGQDVLLVSQALDHLGNLYQPTTQGVTFPAGSLFEEVRAGMAPDTDGWTFHRLLKARIEGTAGIHLLQSTVTALDEEDGEVVLSTWEGPKLRARQAVLAVGAFLKGRLLVGDTMEEAGRLSEVAYDFLADDLARSGVWLVGQERRAEGEGVEPPYDVRFLVPAPGELDGFRVGRLERVRMLGQCTPGEHTYASVLQDAARLAAELLEARA
- the trmB gene encoding tRNA (guanine(46)-N(7))-methyltransferase TrmB; this translates as MIFRLADFQFPDAAARLYPDTPERPWVLEVGFGDGRFWPHFAGTFPEAPNYLGVELSGVSLLKAHRRLKAAGLTNAILTKMPADVLVREVVPHAGLDLIVVNFPDPWPKAGHTDHRLLRAPFFRLAASRLKPGGALLLTTDHDEYFAFACAEAEASGVMRVDLGPPPPAALETKYALKWRDLGLGVNHARFVPVAHAPVPHGETAAYPDSPTPETPVPHAVLTLPATFEPQTFEKVTQRSPQGRGPEWTVVLLELYQGLRRDGWVALAHVVEGELTQEVLVGITAREDGTHLVRLAKFGGPIITPGVKAAVGTVTGWLESQGAVVKHRGY